The following coding sequences lie in one Rutidosis leptorrhynchoides isolate AG116_Rl617_1_P2 chromosome 6, CSIRO_AGI_Rlap_v1, whole genome shotgun sequence genomic window:
- the LOC139853937 gene encoding uncharacterized protein, whose product MDSGAGMLVTLIKSPKEILATEKAANHFKAPGRLSNKWKPRDMNRFCDFHNDFGHDTDECFNLKTTIEEAVRSGKLSHLIKGIRNPKKERVEEPLDEEKKPQKDKVIFTIDSYQPYKKRGSSYGITGYEEIFFPALDTIIPSDLPVTISGRIYNRRVHRIYLDGGSACDVMYEHCFTQLNLAIRTRIPSARDPLIGFSGEKCWPIREIKLELTIGEPPYSRTKTLKLAIIRSASPHNILLERVAMRKMGMIVSTIHQLVKFHTSEGIGMLAYTYDGEKVLQSIRLSMEEPRGCIMELSRGRIPIGKTAFNFVSREERKAGE is encoded by the coding sequence atggaCTCCGGAGCAGGGATGTTAGTTACACTTATAAAATCCCCAAAGGAAATACTAGCCACTGAGAAGGCAGCGAATCATTTTAAAGCTCCGGGAAGGTTGTCGAACAAATGGAAACCAAGGGATATGAACAGATTCTGTGATTTTCACAACGACTTCGGCCATGATACCGACGAATGCTTTAACCTTAAAACAACAATCGAAGAAGCAGTTCGGTCCGGGAAGTTATCTCACCTCATCAAGGGAATCCGAAACCCGAAGAAAGAAAGAGTAGAGGAACCACTAGATGAGGAAAAGAAGCCACAGAAAGACAAGGTCATCTTCACGATTGATTCGTATCAACCCTATAAGAAAAGAGGAAGTAGCTACGGAATCACGGGATACGAAGAAATTTTTTTTCCTGCACTAGATACCATTATCCCATCAGATCTCCCGGTCACCATAAGTGGTAGGATATACAACAGACGAGTCCATAGGATATACCTCGATGGGGGAAGCGCCTGCGACgtcatgtatgaacattgcttcaccCAGCTCAACCTAGCTATCAGAACCCGTATACCGTCGGCCCGAGACCCTTTGATAGGATTTTCGGGAGAAAAATGCTGGCCCATTAGAGAAATCAAGTTGGAACTTACCATTGGGGAACCGCCTTATTCCAGAACCAAAACGCTCAAGCTTGCCATTATACGATCTGCTTCGCCACACAATATATTGCTTGAAAGGGTGGCTATGCGAAAAATGGGAATGATAGTCTCAACAATACATCAGCTAGTAAAATTCCACACTTCCGAAGGAATAGGGATGTTAGCTTACACCTATGACGGAGAAAAGGTCCTGCAGTCCATAAGGTTATCCATGGAGGAACCTAGGGGATGTATTATGGAATTGTCCAGGGGAAGAATACCAATAGGCAAAACAGCATTCAACTTCGTGTCACGAGAAGAAAGGAAAGCAGGAGAGTAG